One Clostridia bacterium DNA window includes the following coding sequences:
- the argC gene encoding N-acetyl-gamma-glutamyl-phosphate reductase, whose protein sequence is MKYKIFVDGQEGTTGLKIFDYLSEREDLEILKIDPDKRKDPEERRKYLNEADIAFLCLPNSASIESASLVTSKNTRLIDASTAFRTDDAWTYGLPELNKKQRDIIRKSKKVSNPGCYATGFIMAVNPLVQQGILPKDYPVSCAALSGYSGGGKKLIEKYGNPDPEDKSLNSPKHYALKLDHKHLPEMQKHTGLAYPPLFTPIVSSYYKGMTVSVPLVPRLLSKKVSPADVRDLLAEYYSSERFVRVLPYEADQYLENGFLNTEACNDTNMIDIFVFGHNNQILLVSRLDNLGKGASGAAIQNMNIMLGLDEGIGLKV, encoded by the coding sequence ATGAAATACAAGATATTTGTAGATGGCCAGGAAGGTACTACAGGCCTGAAAATATTTGATTATTTGTCTGAAAGAGAAGATCTGGAAATACTTAAAATAGACCCAGATAAGCGCAAAGACCCCGAGGAACGTAGAAAATACCTGAATGAAGCAGATATAGCCTTTCTTTGCCTGCCCAATTCAGCTTCTATAGAATCGGCTTCTCTGGTCACAAGTAAAAATACCAGGCTCATTGATGCAAGTACAGCTTTCAGAACTGATGATGCCTGGACTTATGGATTACCTGAGCTAAATAAAAAACAGAGAGATATAATAAGAAAATCTAAAAAAGTTTCAAATCCAGGCTGCTATGCAACAGGTTTTATTATGGCCGTTAATCCGCTGGTACAACAGGGTATCCTACCAAAAGATTATCCTGTATCATGTGCAGCTCTCTCAGGCTATAGCGGTGGGGGCAAGAAACTTATAGAAAAGTATGGGAATCCAGACCCGGAGGATAAATCTTTAAACAGCCCAAAACACTATGCATTAAAGCTTGACCACAAACATCTGCCGGAAATGCAGAAGCATACAGGGCTGGCATATCCCCCACTTTTTACACCCATTGTATCAAGTTATTATAAGGGTATGACTGTATCAGTTCCTTTAGTACCAAGGCTTTTAAGCAAGAAAGTGTCCCCTGCGGACGTAAGGGATCTATTGGCTGAATATTATTCGTCCGAGCGCTTTGTAAGGGTATTGCCGTATGAAGCTGATCAATACCTTGAAAACGGATTTTTAAATACAGAAGCTTGCAATGATACTAACATGATAGATATTTTCGTATTCGGGCATAATAACCAGATACTGCTTGTATCCAGGCTGGATAACCTGGGTAAGGGAGCATCAGGGGCAGCCATACAAAATATGAACATAATGCTGGGGCTTGATGAAGGTATAGGCTTGAAAGTATAG
- a CDS encoding YdcF family protein yields the protein MNQSLEKADCIVVLGSHDTRVAERGARLYLEGWAPYILFSGYLGTLTSGIWKHAEAEVFAEIAMKMGVPGEKIIIENKSTNTGENVAFSKNAISSRGITANRVIAVHKPYMERRTYATFKKTWPEVNLVVTSPVLSFDEYMETGIMGKEDVINIMVGDLQRIILYPQKGYQAYEEIPADVVEAYYCLVRMGYTKRLIKN from the coding sequence ATGAACCAAAGCCTGGAAAAAGCTGATTGTATAGTAGTGCTGGGAAGTCATGATACTAGGGTTGCTGAAAGAGGTGCGAGGTTGTATCTTGAGGGATGGGCACCATATATTTTGTTTTCCGGGTATCTGGGAACGTTAACTTCAGGCATATGGAAGCATGCGGAAGCAGAAGTATTCGCTGAGATTGCCATGAAAATGGGAGTACCGGGAGAAAAGATAATTATAGAGAATAAGTCTACAAATACAGGAGAAAATGTTGCTTTTTCAAAGAATGCTATTTCAAGCAGGGGGATTACGGCTAACAGAGTTATAGCTGTCCATAAGCCTTATATGGAACGAAGAACCTATGCAACATTCAAAAAAACATGGCCTGAGGTAAACTTGGTTGTGACATCACCTGTATTAAGCTTTGATGAATATATGGAGACAGGAATAATGGGAAAAGAAGATGTTATAAATATTATGGTAGGGGATTTACAGAGGATAATATTATACCCACAGAAAGGCTACCAGGCATATGAGGAAATACCGGCGGATGTCGTGGAGGCATATTACTGTCTGGTAAGGATGGGGTATACAAAAAGACTGATAAAAAACTAA
- a CDS encoding DNA polymerase IV: MDRIIFLVDMNAFFIGCEMARNPSLKGKPAAVAGDPKNRHGIILAANYEARKFGIKTTMVIHEAKKLYPELILVAPDRHLYEKNSKAVMSILSRYSPVIQQNSIDEAWMDLTGCEALFGRPVEIAERIMKDIGRELDLWCSIGISENKFLAKMASEMKKPLGITELWKSEIEMKLWPLPVREMYGIGGQTARKLSSIAIFTIGDVAKTDMKLLSKMFGKYGEEIHRLANGIDTAPVEESPVHDSKTISRSTTLPQDILDIEYAKTVLMRLSEEVGMEARRHGSKGKTVSISIKYGDFQSISRQKSITPTYLTRDIYNTGVKLLEENWNAYRAVRLLGIGLGNFSDNDNTQLSFFDFDKSELNNGKEEKLEKAMDRIREKYGIDKVKRAKGICP, translated from the coding sequence ATGGATAGAATCATATTTCTGGTAGATATGAATGCTTTTTTTATTGGCTGCGAAATGGCAAGGAACCCCAGCTTAAAGGGAAAACCTGCAGCTGTTGCAGGGGACCCTAAAAACAGGCACGGCATTATCCTTGCGGCAAATTATGAAGCCAGAAAATTCGGCATTAAAACCACTATGGTTATACATGAGGCTAAAAAGCTTTATCCGGAATTGATTCTAGTTGCTCCGGACAGACATCTTTATGAGAAGAATTCAAAAGCTGTAATGAGCATTTTGTCGAGATATTCACCTGTTATTCAACAAAACAGTATAGACGAAGCATGGATGGATCTTACCGGCTGCGAAGCTTTGTTTGGAAGGCCTGTGGAAATTGCAGAAAGGATTATGAAGGATATCGGAAGAGAACTGGATTTGTGGTGTTCTATAGGAATATCCGAGAATAAATTTTTAGCAAAAATGGCTTCGGAGATGAAAAAGCCCTTAGGCATTACAGAGCTGTGGAAAAGCGAAATTGAAATGAAATTGTGGCCTTTGCCTGTCAGGGAAATGTACGGTATAGGCGGGCAGACAGCAAGAAAGCTAAGTAGCATAGCTATTTTCACTATAGGCGATGTGGCAAAGACAGATATGAAGCTTCTGTCAAAAATGTTCGGCAAGTACGGAGAAGAGATTCACAGGCTTGCAAATGGTATTGATACAGCTCCGGTAGAGGAAAGCCCCGTACATGACAGTAAGACAATAAGCCGTTCAACTACCTTGCCACAGGATATCCTTGATATAGAATATGCAAAGACCGTATTGATGCGTTTGTCAGAGGAAGTGGGAATGGAGGCAAGAAGACACGGCAGCAAAGGAAAAACAGTCTCAATATCTATAAAGTATGGGGATTTTCAATCGATTTCCAGGCAAAAATCTATTACTCCGACCTATTTGACAAGGGATATTTACAATACAGGGGTGAAGCTTCTGGAAGAAAACTGGAATGCATACCGTGCAGTAAGGCTTTTAGGGATAGGGCTGGGGAATTTTAGCGATAATGATAATACACAATTATCATTTTTTGATTTTGATAAATCAGAGCTAAATAATGGCAAAGAGGAAAAGCTTGAAAAAGCTATGGACAGGATCAGGGAAAAGTATGGGATTGATAAGGTAAAGAGAGCAAAAGGCATCTGTCCTTAG
- a CDS encoding PAS domain-containing sensor histidine kinase: MQHEYVLWMVFSLILIIFCVSLLAILCINIYKREKRQCFLLGAIGSGFYVIRSIIILLMAIYKYNLYLFIFENISFVMASIMILWAMYKFINMKLSLYWLLLISGALVLFFYLVGQGSYSSQTIIFPVYVFQGVAYLRIGMGLRESEELEGIGRYIIVSASFLWALYLICFPVTSVMWSAPLHFFLYVLISFSFVLGVFLIFIDKMKESLYISEKRSQLLIESFPYGVFVTKLDDTICFVNSAGLTLLGVNTAGLVLGKSVKSFLFPDYFKDGMRLIEDLRKSSNCIPLQKTSLTRIDGSTINVETLSIPFVYDNEISVLTVARDINKEKQVDLLQKKCDEQYKMLNETLEIDKLKTDFFANLSHELRTPLNIIFSTLQLFELYERNSNRAAVEKNHKKMIDVIKQNCYRLLRLVNNLIDSTKIDSGFLEMQLQSCNIVGIIEDITLSAAEYIKAKGIKLVFDTDVEEKVIECDPDKIERVMLNLLSNAIKYTGPGGAITVTVQDNEKAVVVAVKDTGIGIPEDKRGVIFERFRQADSSLTREIQGSGIGLSLVKSIVEMHNGSVWVDSELGKGSTFIVELPVGNGCSNDSMLSRKYTEENRYSEYVERMNIEFSDIYSREKVYD; the protein is encoded by the coding sequence ATGCAGCATGAATATGTTCTATGGATGGTTTTTTCATTAATACTTATAATATTTTGTGTCTCACTTTTAGCAATACTTTGCATAAATATTTACAAAAGAGAAAAGAGACAATGCTTTCTATTGGGAGCGATCGGATCAGGTTTTTATGTTATAAGGAGTATAATTATACTCTTAATGGCTATTTACAAATACAACCTATATTTATTTATCTTTGAGAATATCTCATTTGTTATGGCAAGCATAATGATATTATGGGCTATGTATAAATTTATTAATATGAAACTGTCTTTGTACTGGCTTTTATTAATTTCAGGTGCACTAGTGCTTTTTTTCTATTTGGTCGGGCAAGGCAGCTATTCTTCACAAACAATTATTTTCCCGGTATATGTTTTTCAGGGTGTTGCATATCTTCGTATAGGTATGGGACTAAGAGAATCAGAAGAGTTGGAAGGTATAGGCAGGTATATTATAGTAAGCGCATCATTTTTATGGGCTTTATATCTTATATGTTTTCCGGTTACTTCAGTCATGTGGTCGGCACCCCTGCATTTCTTCCTGTATGTACTGATAAGCTTTTCGTTTGTATTGGGTGTATTTCTGATTTTTATTGATAAGATGAAAGAGAGTTTATATATAAGTGAAAAGAGAAGCCAACTTCTCATCGAAAGCTTTCCTTACGGGGTGTTTGTCACAAAGCTGGATGATACGATATGCTTTGTCAACAGTGCCGGTCTAACGCTTTTGGGGGTAAATACAGCGGGGCTGGTTTTGGGCAAAAGTGTAAAAAGTTTTTTGTTTCCTGACTACTTCAAGGATGGGATGCGGCTGATAGAAGACTTAAGAAAAAGCAGTAATTGCATACCGCTTCAAAAAACTTCTCTTACAAGAATAGATGGAAGTACAATTAATGTTGAGACTCTGTCCATTCCTTTTGTTTATGATAATGAAATATCTGTATTGACTGTAGCCAGGGATATAAATAAAGAAAAGCAGGTAGACCTGCTTCAAAAAAAATGTGATGAACAATACAAGATGCTGAACGAAACACTTGAGATAGACAAACTTAAAACTGATTTTTTTGCAAACCTCTCACATGAGTTAAGGACTCCTTTAAATATTATATTCAGCACCCTGCAATTATTTGAATTATATGAGAGGAATAGCAATAGGGCTGCTGTAGAAAAAAATCACAAAAAGATGATAGACGTAATAAAACAGAATTGTTACAGATTATTAAGACTTGTAAATAATCTGATCGATTCCACAAAAATCGACTCAGGCTTCCTTGAGATGCAGCTGCAGAGCTGTAATATAGTAGGTATCATAGAAGATATCACGCTATCTGCTGCTGAATATATAAAAGCAAAAGGGATTAAGCTGGTGTTTGATACGGATGTAGAAGAAAAGGTGATAGAATGTGACCCTGATAAGATAGAAAGAGTCATGCTAAATCTTTTATCTAATGCCATAAAGTATACAGGGCCTGGAGGGGCAATTACCGTTACCGTTCAGGACAATGAAAAAGCTGTTGTTGTTGCTGTTAAGGACACAGGAATAGGAATTCCTGAGGATAAGAGAGGAGTTATATTTGAAAGGTTCAGGCAGGCAGACAGCTCCCTTACAAGGGAGATACAGGGAAGCGGTATAGGCCTGTCCCTGGTAAAATCCATCGTTGAAATGCATAATGGTTCTGTATGGGTAGATAGCGAATTGGGAAAGGGAAGTACGTTTATAGTAGAGTTACCTGTGGGCAACGGATGTAGCAATGATAGCATGTTATCCCGCAAATACACTGAAGAAAACAGGTACAGTGAATATGTTGAAAGAATGAATATAGAATTTTCAGATATTTACTCAAGAGAGAAGGTTTATGATTGA
- a CDS encoding DUF1287 domain-containing protein codes for MKRRITPSVVIIPLLASVIFLGFITFCNTVFIKVNLVPKPVKRIINWFVEPPVTIERLVLNSDKDRDGINDLEDIVKGARKEVQNKPKYKSVYYKGGYPPQHEGVCTDVIWRALENAGYDLKNLIDKDIRENTGDYPRVNGKPDPNIDFRRVKNLEVFFEKYASGLTVEIRPRDIDNLKQWQGGDIVVFRSPEHIGIVSDKRRRDGVPYVLHNGGPYASESDILLSAEDKITGHFRFPGK; via the coding sequence ATGAAGAGGAGAATAACTCCAAGTGTAGTAATAATTCCTTTGCTGGCTTCAGTCATATTTCTGGGGTTTATTACTTTCTGTAATACGGTCTTTATTAAGGTAAATTTAGTTCCCAAGCCGGTAAAACGCATTATCAACTGGTTTGTGGAACCGCCTGTAACCATAGAGAGGTTAGTGTTGAATAGCGATAAGGACAGGGATGGAATAAATGACCTTGAGGATATCGTAAAGGGAGCCAGAAAGGAAGTTCAAAACAAACCGAAATACAAAAGTGTGTACTACAAAGGGGGTTATCCTCCACAGCATGAGGGTGTATGTACGGATGTGATTTGGAGGGCACTCGAGAATGCCGGATATGATCTGAAAAACCTGATTGATAAGGATATACGGGAAAATACAGGGGATTACCCCAGAGTCAATGGAAAGCCCGATCCTAATATTGATTTCAGAAGGGTAAAAAATCTTGAGGTATTCTTTGAAAAGTATGCATCAGGTCTAACTGTGGAAATCAGGCCCAGGGATATAGACAACCTGAAACAGTGGCAGGGTGGGGATATAGTAGTTTTCCGCAGCCCGGAGCATATCGGGATTGTTTCTGATAAGAGAAGGAGGGACGGAGTACCTTATGTTTTGCATAATGGGGGTCCGTATGCATCTGAGAGCGATATACTTTTATCGGCAGAGGATAAGATAACTGGACATTTCAGGTTTCCGGGAAAGTAA
- a CDS encoding copper amine oxidase N-terminal domain-containing protein — protein sequence MKKIIISVFLVISMLFASICGVYAAPAASTQITTVLVDGNVTIMNPMPQIISNEVYFPVGSALTVMGVKAGSKSVKIGKANADITVTKADKKLYAKLNSKSATVNGKTVKLKAPMIVQKNVLYIPGELIGKFIGKKVIFSNKLKTVSVAGENELKKVKALLDEVEATMNKVNDYKFKLTMTMDMFMDMGTAKTSMSADGKVDVANKNSYTSTKITTEAMGQSMDMDTEAYTINGVTYAKNPLTEEWESSTQEDMGLSFMSGLFGESSEAATDAAYVDVINSSCKITTDKSGKITKISSSFLGKIISEGSLKDVFDGGKPSSIDATFEIDNATKTITGMTMNFSGSINTQGVKMKFNAKFTMSIFDYNKGVTIEIPDELKD from the coding sequence ATGAAAAAGATTATTATTTCGGTATTTTTAGTTATTTCCATGTTGTTCGCAAGTATTTGCGGCGTTTATGCAGCTCCCGCAGCAAGCACTCAGATAACTACAGTGCTAGTAGACGGTAATGTTACAATAATGAACCCAATGCCGCAAATCATCAGTAACGAAGTGTATTTCCCGGTGGGAAGCGCGTTGACTGTTATGGGTGTCAAAGCCGGCAGCAAGAGTGTAAAGATAGGGAAGGCAAATGCAGATATTACTGTTACTAAAGCGGATAAGAAGCTTTATGCAAAGCTCAACAGCAAGTCAGCAACAGTAAATGGTAAAACAGTTAAGCTGAAAGCACCTATGATAGTTCAAAAAAATGTTTTATATATACCGGGAGAGCTTATAGGAAAATTTATTGGGAAAAAGGTAATATTCTCAAATAAACTTAAAACTGTTTCTGTAGCAGGTGAAAACGAACTCAAAAAGGTTAAGGCACTATTGGATGAAGTAGAAGCAACAATGAACAAGGTTAATGATTATAAGTTTAAATTAACCATGACCATGGATATGTTTATGGATATGGGCACTGCAAAAACCAGCATGAGTGCCGATGGCAAAGTTGATGTCGCTAACAAGAACTCATATACGTCAACTAAAATAACAACAGAGGCTATGGGACAAAGCATGGATATGGACACAGAAGCATATACAATTAATGGTGTTACATATGCAAAGAACCCGTTAACTGAAGAATGGGAGAGTTCTACACAAGAAGATATGGGTTTGAGTTTTATGTCCGGGCTTTTTGGAGAATCCTCCGAAGCGGCAACTGATGCGGCATATGTGGATGTAATTAATTCCAGCTGTAAGATAACTACTGATAAAAGCGGTAAGATAACAAAAATCAGCAGTAGTTTTCTTGGGAAAATTATTTCAGAAGGATCTTTGAAAGATGTATTTGATGGTGGAAAACCAAGCAGTATAGACGCTACATTTGAAATTGACAATGCAACAAAAACTATTACGGGTATGACGATGAATTTTTCGGGTAGTATTAATACTCAAGGTGTAAAAATGAAGTTTAATGCTAAATTTACTATGAGCATATTTGATTACAATAAAGGCGTAACTATAGAGATTCCTGACGAACTAAAAGATTGA
- a CDS encoding PspC domain-containing protein: MEKKLYLSDTNKKIGGICGGLGEYFNIDATFLRLLWVVLVLFAGTGILAYLIAWMIIPRRQFNSM, from the coding sequence ATGGAAAAAAAATTATATCTTTCTGATACAAATAAAAAGATCGGTGGCATCTGCGGCGGCCTTGGAGAGTATTTCAATATAGATGCTACATTTCTAAGACTTCTATGGGTTGTTCTTGTGTTATTTGCAGGTACCGGAATACTTGCTTACCTGATTGCATGGATGATTATCCCCAGAAGGCAGTTTAATTCTATGTAG
- a CDS encoding bacteriohemerythrin, translating into MFRWRDEFKTNVEEIDKQHKKLFEIGGRLYDLVSLGNQYDHYDEIMSILDELRKYTEYHFSYEEKLMQDQGYDKLDIHKIEHDFFIKKIMKLENLNIDENQEESLMKIITFVADWISSHIIKTDIQYKGFFNSKGVF; encoded by the coding sequence ATGTTCAGATGGAGAGATGAATTTAAAACAAATGTGGAAGAGATAGACAAACAGCATAAGAAATTGTTTGAAATAGGGGGAAGGTTGTATGATTTGGTCTCTTTGGGCAATCAGTACGACCACTATGATGAGATTATGTCAATCCTGGATGAACTGAGGAAATATACCGAGTATCACTTTTCATATGAAGAAAAGCTGATGCAGGATCAGGGTTATGATAAACTTGACATACACAAAATAGAGCATGACTTTTTCATAAAGAAAATAATGAAGCTTGAAAATCTTAATATTGATGAAAATCAGGAGGAATCCCTGATGAAGATAATTACTTTTGTAGCAGACTGGATATCCTCACATATAATAAAAACTGATATTCAGTACAAGGGATTCTTCAACTCAAAAGGTGTATTTTAA
- a CDS encoding nucleoid-associated protein → MSEEINITIKNLIVHILDNNLHMPVISDQEHPEDEEIDEFVKKHILKILKDENLKTARFIGENNKMRELSESIAMNNSQFKPVTDEIAVELFGIMQKHVDIPSADLLCTFFELDAAPHLAVLKFNYKPSYIHYVQTLQAGRVNSIVKQKTSLPTEGQKVEECAIINLFSLDIKLIEKKYEINGEKEFYFSTLFLNCTSDLSSKEKVKLFKKATESFNKQYFEEDFSKTIEIRQAVTESLDQNAVVDVVEVAENVFRQNPELKQTYVEYVEKAGLRDKTFEVSESVADKSFRRQRIKTDTGIEINLPIEYYKDNDKLEFINNVDGTISIVIKNVARIMDA, encoded by the coding sequence ATGTCTGAGGAAATAAATATTACTATTAAGAATCTTATAGTACATATTCTTGATAATAACTTGCACATGCCTGTAATATCGGATCAGGAACATCCTGAGGATGAGGAAATCGACGAGTTTGTCAAAAAACATATATTGAAAATTCTGAAGGATGAAAACCTGAAAACAGCCAGGTTTATCGGTGAGAATAATAAAATGAGGGAGCTTTCTGAAAGTATAGCGATGAACAATTCCCAATTCAAACCTGTGACTGATGAGATAGCCGTCGAACTGTTCGGAATAATGCAAAAACACGTAGACATACCTTCAGCAGATTTGCTGTGTACATTTTTCGAACTGGATGCAGCTCCACATCTGGCAGTGCTTAAGTTCAATTATAAGCCTTCATATATCCATTATGTTCAAACACTTCAGGCGGGAAGAGTAAACTCTATTGTCAAGCAAAAGACCTCCCTGCCTACTGAAGGACAAAAAGTAGAGGAGTGTGCAATAATCAATCTGTTTAGCCTGGATATAAAGCTGATTGAAAAGAAATATGAAATAAACGGAGAGAAGGAATTTTACTTTTCTACACTTTTTTTGAACTGTACAAGCGATCTGTCTTCAAAGGAAAAGGTAAAACTTTTCAAAAAAGCTACAGAAAGCTTTAATAAGCAGTACTTTGAAGAGGATTTCTCGAAAACCATAGAAATAAGGCAGGCAGTGACGGAAAGCCTTGATCAGAATGCTGTAGTGGATGTAGTGGAGGTTGCAGAAAATGTTTTCAGACAGAATCCGGAATTAAAACAAACCTATGTAGAATATGTAGAAAAAGCGGGTTTGAGGGATAAGACTTTTGAGGTCAGTGAATCCGTTGCAGACAAATCTTTCAGGAGACAAAGGATAAAGACAGATACGGGGATTGAGATAAACCTTCCTATAGAATATTATAAAGACAATGATAAACTGGAATTCATCAACAATGTAGATGGGACAATATCCATTGTAATAAAAAATGTAGCAAGAATTATGGACGCTTAG
- a CDS encoding response regulator transcription factor: protein MKKVLIVEDDQGIAELQRDYLEINGFAVNICSDGVAGLASIENEEYDLIILDIMLPEIDGLEILKRVRDSKDIPILLVSAKKDEIDKIKGLGLGADDYITKPFVPGELVARVNAHIQKYERLKSKYGGNDIKGSSLTVRGLEIQKDSRRVFVNGKEVNLAQKEFELLLFLVQNPNRVFDREELFEKIWGLDALGDASTITVHVARIREKIESTPSNPQYIETVWGAGYRFRT from the coding sequence ATGAAAAAAGTATTGATTGTTGAGGATGATCAGGGAATAGCTGAACTTCAGAGAGATTACCTTGAAATCAACGGTTTTGCAGTAAACATATGCAGTGATGGTGTTGCAGGCCTGGCAAGCATAGAAAATGAAGAATATGATCTGATAATACTGGATATAATGCTTCCTGAGATTGATGGTCTGGAGATATTAAAGAGGGTCAGGGATTCCAAGGACATCCCTATACTGCTTGTGTCCGCAAAAAAGGATGAGATAGATAAAATAAAGGGCTTGGGACTCGGAGCTGATGACTATATTACTAAACCCTTTGTTCCCGGCGAATTGGTTGCCAGAGTAAATGCGCATATCCAGAAGTATGAGAGATTGAAAAGCAAATATGGCGGTAATGACATCAAGGGCAGCAGCCTTACCGTAAGAGGTCTGGAAATACAAAAGGATTCGAGAAGGGTTTTTGTAAATGGAAAGGAAGTAAACCTCGCACAGAAAGAGTTTGAACTTCTGCTTTTCCTTGTACAAAACCCCAACAGGGTTTTTGACAGGGAGGAGCTGTTTGAAAAAATATGGGGTCTGGATGCTCTGGGAGATGCATCAACTATTACTGTCCACGTAGCAAGGATAAGAGAAAAGATAGAATCCACCCCCTCTAACCCGCAGTACATTGAAACCGTATGGGGTGCCGGCTATAGATTCAGAACATAA
- a CDS encoding HAMP domain-containing histidine kinase: protein MILKNRLVISNATVFILPVLITIAAASVYIFVSSNLLDIKIGYGSVKHLAERRYELFKADSLLVQRKCDMLTEKDFQQFLASRLTGAGADIVTLKEGKIVFSTREFSKIDIEKCLSLVKSGLFSDSIDLNGISYIIKIVPLAFEDGNQGSAIFLAELKKEGIAFDNLLVFTVIVFLTSFVITNILLSLMLSKSISKPLKKLKTAAGEISCGNLNYEIIEDGDEEIRDLCKSFEQMRLKLKESVHTQMKYDDNRKMLVSSISHDLKTPITSIKGYVNGIIDGVANTPEKIEKYLKTIYSKASQVDSMIDDLLLYSRLDLSQIPFNFEETDISRFFRDCVLECGPELEKANINLIFESKVTPAAYVLIDREKVRRVIDNVIDNARKYMNRTDGEIRIILRESSSNIIIEIRDNGPGINKEHLIHIFDRFYRTDSSRSKIKGSGLGLAIAKQIIEGHNGRIWATSQEKEGTSIMISLKNISKGRLRHLYEKSIDC, encoded by the coding sequence ATGATATTAAAAAACCGTTTAGTCATATCAAATGCCACTGTATTCATTCTTCCGGTATTAATAACAATAGCCGCAGCGTCTGTTTATATATTTGTGAGCTCAAATTTGCTGGATATCAAAATCGGTTACGGCAGTGTAAAACATCTTGCCGAGCGAAGATATGAGCTGTTCAAGGCAGATAGCCTACTGGTCCAGCGGAAATGTGATATGCTTACAGAAAAGGATTTTCAGCAATTCCTTGCTTCAAGGCTTACCGGTGCAGGCGCAGATATTGTCACACTAAAAGAAGGTAAGATAGTGTTCTCTACAAGGGAATTCAGCAAAATTGATATAGAAAAATGTCTTTCCCTGGTAAAAAGCGGTTTGTTCAGTGATTCAATCGACTTAAACGGTATTTCCTATATAATTAAAATCGTACCCCTTGCTTTCGAGGATGGCAATCAAGGCAGTGCCATTTTTCTCGCTGAACTTAAAAAAGAGGGTATAGCGTTTGATAACCTGTTAGTGTTCACAGTAATCGTTTTTCTTACTTCATTTGTAATAACAAATATATTATTGTCACTTATGTTATCAAAAAGTATTTCCAAGCCTCTGAAAAAATTAAAGACAGCAGCCGGAGAAATAAGCTGCGGCAACCTGAACTATGAGATTATAGAAGATGGGGATGAAGAGATCAGGGATTTATGCAAATCATTTGAGCAGATGAGGCTAAAACTCAAAGAATCGGTACACACTCAAATGAAATATGATGATAACAGAAAAATGCTTGTCTCAAGCATTTCCCATGATTTGAAAACCCCCATAACATCTATAAAAGGTTATGTGAATGGTATAATTGACGGGGTTGCCAACACTCCCGAAAAGATTGAAAAATATCTAAAAACCATATATTCCAAAGCTTCCCAGGTAGACTCAATGATAGACGATCTGCTCCTGTATTCCAGACTTGATCTGAGTCAAATACCCTTTAACTTTGAGGAAACAGATATCTCCAGATTTTTTCGGGATTGTGTGTTAGAATGCGGACCGGAGCTGGAAAAAGCAAATATAAACCTCATATTTGAAAGCAAAGTTACACCCGCTGCATATGTACTTATCGACCGTGAAAAGGTAAGAAGAGTCATTGACAATGTAATTGACAACGCAAGGAAGTATATGAACAGGACAGATGGAGAAATCCGGATTATCCTTCGGGAGTCCAGCTCTAATATAATAATTGAGATACGGGACAATGGCCCGGGAATAAATAAAGAGCACCTTATTCATATATTTGACAGATTCTACAGGACAGATTCATCAAGGAGCAAAATAAAGGGAAGCGGGCTGGGGCTTGCTATTGCAAAGCAGATAATCGAAGGCCACAATGGTAGAATATGGGCTACCAGTCAGGAGAAAGAAGGTACGAGCATAATGATATCGCTTAAAAACATAAGTAAAGGGAGGCTCAGACACCTATATGAAAAAAGTATTGATTGTTGA